The genome window AAAAACTGGAATCCAAACACCGCCTATTGCAGCTAAAATAACCACCAAAGTCGCTCCAAAAGGTGCAGATTGTTCTTGAGTTTTCGCAATTGTACCAATTAAAAGTCCTAATCCAATTGCTGCTAAAGAAGCGAATACAGTTAATCCGTAAATCGAAAATAATATGCCATCCGTTTTGAAACCTGGTAAATCAATTAATGGAAAAACTAATTTAGCGACACATAAAATCATGGTAAATTGTAGTAAACTTATGATTAAATACGTAATCGTTTTACCTATAATTTGCACAGAATAAGGCATTGGACTTGTTAATAATCGAATGTGTGTTCCTAAACTTTTCTCTTTTACAATATTGATTGACAGCGGAACTACGATAAAAAATATCGCAAATAATGTCCATGCTGGCACATTATGTTGTGTAACATTTGGTTTCAAAACTGATTTAGAATCTTCAGGAACAATCTCTTGAAAATGAATAAACTTCTCATTTTGAAAGCCTAAATCATCAGATCCCATTTCTTGTTGAAATGCTTTGTAAATACTTTTATTCTCGGTATCTGTAATTAATTTATCCAAAACATTCGACACATTTTCTTTGAAAGCCAGCGAAGTCGCGGGATCAAAGTATAATTTAATCGTCTTTGGATTAACTTGTTGATTATATTTCACTTGCGTGCTATCAAAAGCAAATTCGTTCAGAATTTTCTCAACATTTTGATTGATTTTATAATTCAAATCTTTTGACAATCGCGCTGGTATTACAATTCCTACTTGGTATTTACCTTTAAAAACTTCAGTTTTTAGTTCATCTTCCGTTAATTTTTTTCCATTTAATTCAGTTACAATTTTTAAATTTCCTGAATTTGAAATATGTTTTTTTACAAGTGCGGAAATACTATCTTGATCATGATCAATAAATAGCACCGGAATACTCGCTTCTGCAAAAGAATCGTAAGTACTTTTCTGAATTTTAGTCACCTTAATAACCAAAATCAAAGGCATAATAAAAAGAATCACCAATCCGCCAATATCGCGAATGAGTAACAAAATTTCTTTCTTAATACATGCTAAAAGTTGGCTCAACATATCAAGATAATTTAGTTAAATTAACAAAAGCTTCCTCCAAATTATACGCATTTACTTGCTTGATTAATTCTTTCGGTTCAGCTGTTACAATCGATTTTCCTTGATTCATAATCGTAACTTGCGTACAAAAATCTTCGGCTTCTGCCATGTGATGCGATGTGTAAACGATCGACATTCCTTGCTGATGCAATTCTTGTAAATAATCCAATAACGCAATTTTTGATTGAATATCAACGCCAACAGTTGGTTCATCTAAAAAGAGAATTTCTGGCTGATGAAGAATTCCTGCCAATAAATTAATACGACGCTTCATTCCTCCCGAAAAAGAATCAATTTTTATATCTAAAAACTTATTCATTCCTACTTTTTCAGTCAAAAGATGAATCTTTTCGTGTAATTCTTTTGAAGGAACTTTATAAATTTTCCCAAAAAATTCTAAATTTTCTCTTGCCGTCAAAGTTGGATACAATGCATATTCTTGCGGAACAATTCCAATGATTTTCTGAATCTTTTTTAAATCTGTTTTTTGATTTAAATTCTGAATCACAACATTACCAGAAGTTGGTTTAATCAATCCAGAAAGTATCGACATCAAGGTTGTTTTTCCTGCTCCGTTTGGACCAAGTAAACCGTGAATTTCGTTCTGTTTTATCGTCAAAAAAAAATCTTCTAACGCAAAAACATCAGAATTTTTATATTTTTTATATAGTTTTTCAATTTCAATCATCTGTGGCTAAATTGCTTTTCTTAAACGTTTAAAAAACGATTCTTCCAAATCGGCTAATTCCAATAATTGATCCGAAATCACATCGTAAATATCTTGCGAATTGTTCCGTTTTTTATAAACTCTTGATGCATTCAGAGCAAAATCTCGCCATTTATCTCCTATTTCAGATATTTCTAAGGCAAAATCATTCAAATTTGGTTGATTCAATTTTTGCGAAGCTTCTTGTAAAAAAGCAGCATAAATATATCGAAAACCACCACCTCCTGTTCCAATTTCTTCTTGCATTCGAATCATTTGTGCCAGAAAATAATTTGTCTTTGCGTTCCCAATTTTCTTTGGCATTTTTTTGATTCGTTTCGCAACCATTCTAATTCCACGAACACCAACAATCGGAACTGGCGCTAACATTTCGCGACACGTTTTCTTGATTCCTTTTTTGATTGCTTTCTCAAAATCTATATTTTCTGGAATAAATTCAGGATAATATAAATGTCCTTTTGGTGCTAAAACTCCTTTCGAAAAACGAACTTTTTCTAACTCATTTTCAGTCAATTTTGTCGTTTCTTGCATCACAGGATCACTGATTAAATACGTTTGATCTTGCTTTCCGAAAACAACTAAATTATGTCCGTTAAAATGAAATTTATATTCTTCAGGAAAGTATGTCAAATTGTAGACACCAACCTGTAAACCGCAAGGTCGATTGGCTAAAAGTTGCTCATCTAAGAAAGTCTGAGCTGATTTTGTAGAGCGAAATTTATGACGTTTAACCTTTATACCAAGATTCTTAGCTGCACGATTAAAAATCATTCCTGGCATTGGACGATAGCTAATCGCAGGCGCATGATTAACTTTTAAGAAAGGTAAAAACACAAAAAAAAGACCAGAACCAATCCCAAAAATCATCGGTTCTGAAATCTCAATTCCTTTATTTTTTAATAAGTTGGAGGCAACTCCATTTTCGCAATGTGCTGATTGAAAATGTTTAAAATCAGTTATGGTTTCCATCAAAGTTTTTTAATTCATCAACCGAAATTTCAAAAGCTTCGGCATATTTTTTTAGTGTTGATTCTTTTAATTTTGAGAAAACAGTTGGTTTTGCATGTCTTTTGACAAAAATCTTCCAAATTCCGACATAATTAGACAAAATTTCCCAATCCATGCGTTTCAATTCCATGAAATATAAAATTGGACTTGCTTTTCCATCCATTACTTTTTGTCTTGCTTCCTCTGTGCGTTCATCCAAAATTTTTAAAGTTTCGGATTGAACAATATTTTTTGCTTCCCAACCCGCACTCAATGTTTGAGAAAACTCTCCCTGTTCATCAATTGCGTAATAAACTTCGTTGAAATCCTTGAGATGTCCTTTATCTTGTGGTACTTCTGATTGTTTCATTTTTTATGGTTTTGAAGCATTAAATTCATTGTAGCTATCGCAATTACTTCGTCATTCAAGATAACTTTTGCTTGCATCAAACTAATTGTAAATTCATCGTAATCAAAAACTTCTAACAACGTTGCTTTTGTTATAATGGTTTGATTAACTTTTGGTAATTGCATAATTTCGGCTTGTTTAATCGTACTAATAAAGCCGATTACATCGCCTTTGTGTACATCAGAAAAATTGATAAAATAGTTTTGTCCGATAATTGTCGAACAAACTTGCGCCATATTTTCCAATAAACCGACTTCAGTAAAATATTCGTTCTGAATAAATAATTGATCCGATTTTATCGTAAATAAAGCTTCAACATAGGTTTTCTCAATCCAAGAAATCGTGTCTACAAAAAGCATTGGTTCACGATGCGGAAGAAATTGTTGAATATCAATTTGCTGATTTACTTTCATAAAATTATGTTTCTGCAATCACTGTTTTCATCTCTCCTTTTGCAATTACTTCTCCTTCTATCTTTGTTTCAATCGAAACCAAAGTCACTCCCATTACTTCGTGCAAAATAGTTGCTGTTGTTGTTAAATTTTCATTCACTTTTGGCAAACGATTAATCTCTATTGATTTCATCGAGCCAATATATCCAGTTGGAGCCGATTCATTTCGAATATAAAATTGATAACCTGTATACAAAGCAACTGTTTGTGCCATGTGTTCTAAAATTCCAGATTCTATCAATTGATTATTTTTGACAAAAATCGAATCGTTTTTGACCGTTAAGCCTCCAACAACTTTTCCCTCTTCATATTCAAAAATAGCATCTACCATTATAATTGGTTCGCGTTGTGGAATCAATTGTTTGATAAATTCTATCGTATGATTGGGTAATTGTATTTTATTCATTTTTTAAACGACTGTTAAATAAGCGTACGAATACGAAAAACGACCACTTTCTGGTACGCAAAGCATAATACGATCTCCTTTTTTAAGGTTTCCGTCTTGAAAAAGTTCGTCAAGCATCAAAAAAACAGACGCTGAACCCACATTTCCAACTTTGCTTAAATTCATAAACCATTTCTCTAACGGAATATGAATGTCTTTCTTACAAAATTCGTCATATAAACCTTGAACAAAATAATTTGACGACACATGCGGCAATAAATAATCAATTTCATTTGAAGATAATTGATGTTTATCCATTGCAGCTTTCATGCTTTCTACACCTTTTATCAAAATATTATCATTCAGAATTTTGACATCTTGTTTCAATGAAAAAACGGATTCTTTCAACCATTCTTTCGAAGAGAAATCGCTCCAAGGTTTCATTTCTCCATTTGGTAATTTATCACCTCCGGCATACATACACGTTTCCAATTTGTGCGCGTAAGAATAAGATTCCATCCATTCAATTTTAAGCGAAATAGAATCTTCGTTTGGTTGATTTTGCAATAAAAAAGCTGCGGCACCATCCGATAACATCCAACGTAAAAAATCTTTTTTAAATGCTATAATTGGTTGTTCTTCTAATTCTTTCAAATTCTCAAGTTCATGCTCAAATTTTTCAGCTTTCATCTATGTAGAAACTCGCTCAGAACCTGAACAAATTGCATTTTTAGAATTACCCGACTTTACTGAAAGATAGCCAAATTTCAGCGCATTCATTCCCGAATTACAAACTCCCGAAGAAGAATTTAACTCTATCGAAACATTATTTTGCAATAAACCATGCACCATCGCTGCATGAGAAGGCAACAACAAATCTGGCGTTGAAGTCCCACACGACAACACTTCTACCTCATTTTTTGTAAACTGTGCATCAAATAAATTTGTTATTGCATTACTCGTCAATTCGGCATTAGAATGTGTGACATTTCCAGTTTTATCGAGAGCGTAATAACGCGTTTTGATTCCATTATTTCTTAAAACGATTCTACGAGCTTTTGAAGGAATTTGATTAATTTTTCCTAAAAAATCTTCCATTTCATCATTTGAAATTGGTTGATTTGGCAAAAACTTCGACGTTTTCGTTATATATACATTTTGCATATTATTCTATTCCTTGAAAATATTTTACCTGTTTTTTGTATTTAAAATAGTTGAACGGATAAAATATAATATATAACAAATTTACTAGTGGAGATATTATCCAAATAGCTAAAATTAAATAATAATAAAAGAATTTCAAATACTTTTCTCGCTGTATACCTTGTTTAGAATCAATAATTTTAGACCAGACTTTAAACATTCGATTTCCTTTTGTATCCACAGAAACTAAAAAAGGTTTTACCTCAACGGCTCCAGATTGAATTAAGTTTTCTTGTAGATTAGAGTAATTATTATTTTGGATTGAATTTAGAATAATTTTACCAAATCTTCTACTTTCCTGAATAGTTTTTTCACTAATTCCTGGCAAAGGCAATAAATTGAACATTCGTTTTTTAACGCCCGAAAACATCCAATTTACAATTGTCATGGCGCTTACTAAATTTGGCGTATGATCGACCAATGCAATATTTCCAACTAATTTTGCTTGGCGTTCTTTCAAGATTGTTTTGATTTTTTCCTGTGCCAAGAACCACATATTTCGCGAACCACTAATTGTAATTATTTTAGAATTTTCTAAAATTTGTTGTGTTTGTTTATCCCTTAAAAACGAATTTATTGGAATAGATGGCGATAAAAACCAAACTTGATAATACAGTAAAATCAAATCATATTTCTGATTCAAGATTTCTGTCGGAATTGGTTTAATGTTCTTATCTTTTTGAAGAAAACTATCTGGAAAAGCATTAAAAAAAGAATAAAAATCCCACGGAAAAGGAAACTCCTCTTCCATTTCTATTTTGTATTTCGTTAAATTAATATCTTGGTTTTGAACTAAATCATATGTTGTTTGATCGACAATTTCTTTTAACTGTCCTGACTGCGAGTAATAAACAACTAATACTTTGCATTTCATGTAAAGGTTTAGGTTTTTTAGTGGTTTGAAAATTCATATTCTGCTCTAATTTACTTCCAAAAATCGAAATAATTAAACCATTGGTAAGGATATTTTTTTACAATAGTTTCAAGATTGACGCAAAACTCTTTCAAAAGTGCATTTGCATCACGATGTTTGAAATTTGCTTGACGCGCATATAAATGATAATGTAGATTTTTTTCCTTCATAACATACACAAAAGCGACAGGCACTTTCAAGCGAGAAGCAATAGAAAATGGTCCTGCAGGAAAATTTGCTTCTTTTCCAAGAAGAACTTCTGACATCGTTTTATTTCCTTCAAAATAACGATCTCCCGTAAAACAAATTAATTCGTTTCGACTAAGCGCATTATTAATTTCGAAAATATGTGATAAATCTTCTTGAATCAAGATAAACTTTACCGAAGGTTTCATCGAAATACTTTCTAAATATTCTTTGATAACATTTCGTTCTAAATCTGTTGTAACTAAATTGATTTGACAATCAAAATCGATGTCAGCAAAAAAATGTTCAGCTACTTCGAAATTACCAACATGCGCACTAATTAAGATTCCACCTTGTTTTTGACCCAATAGATTTTTCAATAATTCTATTCCATCAAATTCGTACGAATATTTGTTACGCAAACCTGCATTAATTGCTGTTTTATCAATCAAAGTTTGTCCAAAAGTATAGTAACTTTTGTAAACACTTAAAATTGATTTGAGAACCGAAAAATTTAATCGATAACGAAAGTATTCGTAAATAGATTTGTTGCTGCTATAAGTCGTTATAAAATAATAAAAAGCTACAAAAATTAAGACTGAGTAAGCAGCCTTAATTCCGAGCTTTTTCATAACATTGACAAATATTTTGTATCCCAGGACCGTTCCTTTAGAACGACCATCCCATTGTTTCATATCTGTTATTTATTTTCTAACTTTTGTTCTACAATTGCGTAGAAATCTTCAAAAGTTATCATATTTTGAAAATCTTCTTTAATTAATTTCACACCGAAATTAGATTCAATGATTACCACTAAATCAACATAGTCCAAACTATCTAAATCTAAAGATTCTTTAATATTTTTTTCCTCTGAAATCACAGAAGGATCAACCTCAAATTCATCAATTAAGATAGCGTTTAATTTTTCAGCGATTTGACTTTTCACCATATTAGGAGTTAAATTTTTTAATTACTAAGGCAGAATTTGTTCCACCAAATCCAAAAGAATTCGACAAATATACATCAAATTCTTTATTTAAGGTTTCTTTAACAATGTTTAATTTAGCTGAATCTTCGTCTGCTTCTTCGAAATTAATATTTGGTGCAATAAAGTTATTCATCATCATTAAGTTA of Empedobacter falsenii contains these proteins:
- a CDS encoding ABC transporter permease yields the protein MLSQLLACIKKEILLLIRDIGGLVILFIMPLILVIKVTKIQKSTYDSFAEASIPVLFIDHDQDSISALVKKHISNSGNLKIVTELNGKKLTEDELKTEVFKGKYQVGIVIPARLSKDLNYKINQNVEKILNEFAFDSTQVKYNQQVNPKTIKLYFDPATSLAFKENVSNVLDKLITDTENKSIYKAFQQEMGSDDLGFQNEKFIHFQEIVPEDSKSVLKPNVTQHNVPAWTLFAIFFIVVPLSINIVKEKSLGTHIRLLTSPMPYSVQIIGKTITYLIISLLQFTMILCVAKLVFPLIDLPGFKTDGILFSIYGLTVFASLAAIGLGLLIGTIAKTQEQSAPFGATLVVILAAIGGVWIPVFAMSDFMQHFAKISPMNWALDGYYSLILRNQSFLQIVPNIILLTLFYIITLFAAIYYDKFRRED
- a CDS encoding BtrH N-terminal domain-containing protein — translated: METITDFKHFQSAHCENGVASNLLKNKGIEISEPMIFGIGSGLFFVFLPFLKVNHAPAISYRPMPGMIFNRAAKNLGIKVKRHKFRSTKSAQTFLDEQLLANRPCGLQVGVYNLTYFPEEYKFHFNGHNLVVFGKQDQTYLISDPVMQETTKLTENELEKVRFSKGVLAPKGHLYYPEFIPENIDFEKAIKKGIKKTCREMLAPVPIVGVRGIRMVAKRIKKMPKKIGNAKTNYFLAQMIRMQEEIGTGGGGFRYIYAAFLQEASQKLNQPNLNDFALEISEIGDKWRDFALNASRVYKKRNNSQDIYDVISDQLLELADLEESFFKRLRKAI
- a CDS encoding ABC transporter permease produces the protein MKVNQQIDIQQFLPHREPMLFVDTISWIEKTYVEALFTIKSDQLFIQNEYFTEVGLLENMAQVCSTIIGQNYFINFSDVHKGDVIGFISTIKQAEIMQLPKVNQTIITKATLLEVFDYDEFTISLMQAKVILNDEVIAIATMNLMLQNHKK
- a CDS encoding LpxL/LpxP family acyltransferase — its product is MKQWDGRSKGTVLGYKIFVNVMKKLGIKAAYSVLIFVAFYYFITTYSSNKSIYEYFRYRLNFSVLKSILSVYKSYYTFGQTLIDKTAINAGLRNKYSYEFDGIELLKNLLGQKQGGILISAHVGNFEVAEHFFADIDFDCQINLVTTDLERNVIKEYLESISMKPSVKFILIQEDLSHIFEINNALSRNELICFTGDRYFEGNKTMSEVLLGKEANFPAGPFSIASRLKVPVAFVYVMKEKNLHYHLYARQANFKHRDANALLKEFCVNLETIVKKYPYQWFNYFDFWK
- a CDS encoding dialkylrecorsinol condensing enzyme DarA yields the protein MKCKVLVVYYSQSGQLKEIVDQTTYDLVQNQDINLTKYKIEMEEEFPFPWDFYSFFNAFPDSFLQKDKNIKPIPTEILNQKYDLILLYYQVWFLSPSIPINSFLRDKQTQQILENSKIITISGSRNMWFLAQEKIKTILKERQAKLVGNIALVDHTPNLVSAMTIVNWMFSGVKKRMFNLLPLPGISEKTIQESRRFGKIILNSIQNNNYSNLQENLIQSGAVEVKPFLVSVDTKGNRMFKVWSKIIDSKQGIQREKYLKFFYYYLILAIWIISPLVNLLYIIFYPFNYFKYKKQVKYFQGIE
- a CDS encoding phosphopantetheine-binding protein, producing the protein MVKSQIAEKLNAILIDEFEVDPSVISEEKNIKESLDLDSLDYVDLVVIIESNFGVKLIKEDFQNMITFEDFYAIVEQKLENK
- a CDS encoding ABC transporter ATP-binding protein; amino-acid sequence: MIEIEKLYKKYKNSDVFALEDFFLTIKQNEIHGLLGPNGAGKTTLMSILSGLIKPTSGNVVIQNLNQKTDLKKIQKIIGIVPQEYALYPTLTARENLEFFGKIYKVPSKELHEKIHLLTEKVGMNKFLDIKIDSFSGGMKRRINLLAGILHQPEILFLDEPTVGVDIQSKIALLDYLQELHQQGMSIVYTSHHMAEAEDFCTQVTIMNQGKSIVTAEPKELIKQVNAYNLEEAFVNLTKLS